A single Malaclemys terrapin pileata isolate rMalTer1 chromosome 3, rMalTer1.hap1, whole genome shotgun sequence DNA region contains:
- the LOC128833850 gene encoding cytochrome c oxidase assembly factor 6 homolog — translation MAAPAALRMRTKSRSHVLSLLPSRPALWICIRSGVTASAVQLPEVIKMSAPSMEERKACWGARDEYWRCLDENMEDASSCQKLRCSFESRCPQQWVKYFDKRRDFLKYKEQLQAGEYQPPGTTEKS, via the exons ATGGCAGCCCCCGCAGCATTGCGCATGCGCACAAAATCCCGGTCCCATGTGTTGTCTTTGCTACCGTCACGTCCGGCTCTTTGGATCTGTATCCGGTCTGGGGTCACAGCCTCAGCTGTGCAGCTGCCggagg taatAAAAATGTCAGCGCCATCAATGGAGGAAAGGAAGGCTTGCTGGGGAGCCAGGGATGAATACTGGAGATGCTTAGATGAAAATATGGAAGATGCATCTAGCTGTCAGAAGCTTAGATGTTCTTTTGAATCTAGGTGTCCACAGCAATGG GTAAAATACTTTGACAAAAgaagagactttttaaaatacaaagaacAGCTTCAAGCAGGAGAATATCAGCCTCCTGGGACTACTGAAAAGTCATAG